A genomic region of Pseudomonadota bacterium contains the following coding sequences:
- a CDS encoding isoprenylcysteine carboxylmethyltransferase family protein — translation MFRKRNVVFPVLLIAFIVVFPPRYPYGDAGLDFILDVFALLLAAFGEAVRVITVGLEYIKRGGLNKQVYAKQLVTGGAFTLSRNPLYIGNLLMVFALLMLTGRLPIFLLGGAVVLFLYVSLVAAEENYLREKFGDEYEAYCQKVARWLPNLRGVRGIFHDQRFNWRRVLLKENSNVYAWIVAAFLVDGIAHWRAGDFLESAGGRLFIVILIVATAAFAAIRVLKKTGRLKEASSATP, via the coding sequence ATGTTTCGGAAACGGAACGTGGTCTTTCCGGTTTTGCTCATCGCTTTCATCGTAGTTTTTCCGCCGCGCTACCCATACGGCGACGCCGGGCTTGATTTTATTCTCGATGTTTTTGCCCTCCTTTTGGCCGCTTTCGGAGAAGCGGTGCGCGTCATAACGGTTGGGCTCGAGTACATAAAGCGCGGCGGCCTCAACAAACAGGTCTACGCCAAACAACTGGTGACGGGAGGGGCTTTCACGCTCTCCCGCAATCCTCTCTACATCGGCAATCTGTTGATGGTGTTCGCGCTGTTGATGCTTACCGGCCGTCTGCCCATTTTCCTTCTGGGGGGCGCGGTGGTTTTGTTTTTATACGTTTCCTTGGTCGCTGCGGAAGAGAACTATTTACGCGAAAAATTCGGCGACGAATACGAAGCCTATTGTCAAAAAGTGGCCAGGTGGCTGCCGAATCTCCGCGGGGTTCGCGGTATTTTTCACGACCAACGCTTCAACTGGCGCCGGGTGCTGCTCAAGGAAAACAGCAACGTCTATGCCTGGATTGTCGCCGCGTTTCTGGTGGATGGCATTGCGCACTGGCGGGCGGGAGATTTTCTCGAATCCGCCGGCGGGCGTCTGTTTATCGTCATCCTGATCGTTGCGACCGCCGCCTTCGCCGCCATCCGCGTGCTGAAGAAAACGGGTCGCCTAAAAGAGGCTTCTTCCGCGACTCCCTAG
- the cmoA gene encoding carboxy-S-adenosyl-L-methionine synthase CmoA, which yields MKKGSVTSFPREGEGQGKVADSQLEDRLFANPEAAIKDFSFDQETAGVFDNMVTRSVPFYTEIQRMIVEMAGDFATPGSSLFDLGCATGTTLAKLDAAIDPQVHFVGVDNSGEMLQKARLKLESCGTQRLYNLVEEDLHDFRGVENASVVVMVLTLQFIRPLYRQKILESIFRGMNPNGCLLLVEKLNFPSSLLNRLFIKHYYDFKVRNGYSEIEISRKREALENVLIPYHFEENREMLTKVGFGQVDEFFRWYNFCGMLAIKT from the coding sequence ATGAAAAAAGGGTCCGTCACGTCTTTCCCACGGGAAGGAGAAGGACAAGGCAAAGTCGCCGATAGCCAGCTGGAGGACCGCCTGTTCGCCAATCCGGAGGCGGCTATCAAAGATTTCAGCTTCGACCAGGAAACCGCGGGCGTCTTCGACAACATGGTTACGCGCTCGGTGCCGTTCTATACGGAAATCCAGCGCATGATCGTGGAAATGGCGGGTGACTTCGCGACGCCGGGCAGCAGCCTTTTCGATCTGGGGTGCGCGACCGGCACCACCCTTGCGAAATTGGACGCCGCCATTGATCCGCAGGTGCATTTCGTTGGCGTGGACAATTCCGGCGAGATGCTGCAGAAGGCGCGCCTCAAACTGGAATCCTGCGGCACCCAACGGTTGTACAATCTGGTCGAGGAAGATTTGCATGACTTCCGCGGGGTCGAGAATGCCTCGGTCGTCGTGATGGTGCTGACTCTGCAATTTATTCGCCCCCTTTACCGGCAGAAAATACTCGAGTCGATTTTCCGGGGCATGAACCCGAATGGCTGCCTTCTTTTGGTCGAGAAGTTGAATTTTCCGTCTTCGCTGTTGAACCGTCTCTTCATCAAGCACTACTACGACTTCAAGGTGCGCAACGGTTACAGCGAAATCGAGATTTCCCGGAAGCGCGAGGCGTTGGAAAACGTTCTCATTCCCTATCACTTTGAAGAAAACAGGGAAATGCTTACCAAGGTGGGGTTCGGGCAAGTAGACGAGTTTTTCCGCTGGTATAATTTTTGCGGAATGCTTGCGATCAAGACCTAG
- a CDS encoding glutathione S-transferase — MKFYDCSSAPSPRRVRIFLAEKGVTLPSVQVDLRGGAQLTAEFGKLNPWCTVPVLELDDGTAISEAIAICRYIEEAYPDPPLMGRNGKEKAVIAMWEHRCEMDGFFAVAEAFRNTAKGLKGRAMTGLAAVEQIPALAERGRLRVQNFFKAMDVRLAESEFVAGPAYSVADITLLVTVDFAAGAKLEVPEGLTHLRRWHAHVSLRPSARN; from the coding sequence ATGAAATTTTACGATTGCAGCAGCGCACCCAGCCCGCGTCGGGTTCGCATCTTCCTGGCCGAGAAGGGCGTCACGTTGCCCAGCGTGCAAGTGGACCTGCGCGGCGGCGCGCAGCTGACGGCGGAGTTTGGTAAGTTGAACCCGTGGTGCACGGTGCCGGTGCTTGAACTCGACGACGGCACGGCGATCAGCGAAGCCATTGCTATCTGTCGCTATATCGAGGAAGCCTATCCCGACCCGCCGCTAATGGGCCGTAACGGGAAAGAAAAAGCCGTTATCGCCATGTGGGAGCACCGCTGCGAGATGGACGGCTTCTTCGCTGTCGCCGAGGCCTTCCGCAATACGGCGAAGGGCCTCAAGGGCCGGGCGATGACCGGTCTTGCGGCCGTGGAACAGATACCAGCTCTTGCCGAACGCGGCCGGCTGCGCGTCCAAAATTTTTTCAAGGCGATGGACGTGCGCCTCGCCGAAAGCGAATTCGTCGCCGGTCCCGCCTACAGCGTGGCGGACATCACCTTGCTGGTCACCGTGGATTTCGCCGCCGGTGCCAAGCTCGAGGTCCCGGAAGGCCTCACCCACCTGCGGCGCTGGCACGCCCATGTGAGCCTTCGCCCGAGCGCCCGGAACTAG
- a CDS encoding M67 family metallopeptidase: MIRLPPEGLECIRREAEKAYPYEACGLLVGRRQANGDCVVTWVVPSRNVAIDQEARKDRFEIDPRLRFDVMRACEGTADDIIGHYHSHPEHPAQPSAIDLSMAWDKEYVWVIAAVRAGRVEAVTAHLLDATGRAFEEIPIVTPA; this comes from the coding sequence ATGATCCGGCTGCCCCCGGAAGGCCTGGAGTGTATCCGCCGCGAAGCGGAAAAGGCCTATCCCTATGAGGCGTGCGGGCTTTTGGTCGGACGGCGGCAGGCGAACGGCGATTGTGTCGTGACGTGGGTCGTGCCGAGCCGGAACGTCGCGATCGATCAGGAGGCGCGCAAGGACCGCTTCGAGATCGACCCCAGGCTTCGTTTCGACGTGATGCGGGCCTGCGAAGGAACGGCAGACGACATCATCGGCCACTACCACTCCCACCCCGAACACCCCGCGCAGCCTTCTGCCATCGACCTTTCCATGGCGTGGGACAAGGAATACGTCTGGGTGATCGCCGCTGTGCGGGCGGGGCGGGTGGAGGCGGTGACGGCGCATCTTTTGGACGCGACGGGGCGGGCGTTCGAGGAAATTCCCATCGTCACCCCCGCTTAA
- a CDS encoding RluA family pseudouridine synthase produces the protein MTAAKKESAQPLRTIHATASEREKGLRLDRFLAERLPELSRSRLKQLITSGQLALGERTITDPNTRVKPGQAFRLTLPAVTPATPLGEAIPLAIAHEDADLLVVDKPAGLVVHPAPGNPDRTLVNALIAHCGESLSGIGGVARPGIVHRLDKDTSGLLVVAKNDFTHRALTEQLRARTLKRVYLALVWGVPAPACGTIRAAIHRHPKHRKKMATVTRGGREAITHYRVVRRFGKLASLVECRLATGRTHQIRVHLAHLGHPLLGDPLYGRKPPAGLPVGPAAVLRTFHRQALHAHVIGFEHPRSGKLLEFTSDLPIAFAQLISSLDVL, from the coding sequence ATGACGGCGGCAAAAAAGGAAAGCGCTCAACCCCTGCGCACGATCCACGCAACCGCGAGCGAGCGGGAGAAGGGGCTTCGCCTCGACCGCTTCCTGGCCGAACGCCTGCCGGAACTTTCGCGAAGCCGCCTTAAGCAGTTGATCACATCGGGGCAGCTTGCCCTCGGCGAGCGGACGATAACGGACCCCAACACGCGGGTCAAACCGGGGCAAGCCTTCCGGCTCACCCTGCCCGCCGTGACGCCGGCCACACCCTTGGGCGAGGCCATACCCTTGGCGATCGCCCACGAGGACGCGGACCTGCTCGTCGTCGACAAGCCGGCCGGTCTCGTCGTCCATCCCGCCCCCGGCAACCCGGACCGCACGCTGGTGAACGCCCTTATCGCCCATTGCGGGGAAAGCCTTTCCGGAATCGGCGGCGTGGCGCGCCCCGGCATCGTGCATCGGCTGGACAAGGACACCTCCGGCCTCCTGGTCGTCGCCAAGAACGACTTCACCCACCGGGCCCTTACCGAACAGCTCCGCGCCCGCACGCTAAAGCGCGTCTACCTCGCCCTCGTCTGGGGGGTGCCGGCGCCGGCCTGCGGCACCATCCGGGCCGCCATCCATCGCCATCCCAAGCATCGCAAGAAGATGGCCACCGTTACCCGCGGCGGCCGCGAAGCCATCACCCATTACCGCGTCGTCCGGCGCTTCGGCAAGCTCGCAAGCCTGGTCGAATGCCGGCTGGCGACCGGGCGAACCCATCAGATCCGAGTCCACCTCGCCCATCTTGGCCACCCCCTGCTCGGCGATCCCCTCTATGGCCGGAAGCCGCCGGCCGGCCTGCCCGTGGGCCCGGCGGCGGTGTTGCGGACCTTTCACCGCCAGGCTCTACACGCCCATGTGATCGGATTTGAGCACCCGCGAAGCGGCAAGCTGCTAGAGTTCACGAGCGACTTGCCGATCGCTTTCGCCCAGTTGATATCCAGCTTAGATGTCCTTTAA
- the rpoH gene encoding RNA polymerase sigma factor RpoH, which translates to MPNVPAILTTTLPFSPENNLGRYLREIRKFPMLAREEEYMLAKRFAEHGDTEAAHRLVTSHLRLAAKIAMSYRGYGLPLADLISEGNVGIMQAVKRFDPERGFRLATYAMWWIRASIQEYVLRSWSLVKMGTTAAQKKLFFNLRRLKGQLQAIEEGDLSPEIVTEIADRLDVPEREVVEMNRRMARQDHSLNAPLRVDGEGEWMNWLEDDHPDQETAFAKKEESSNRHAFLKAAMKGLNDRERHILTQRRLRDDPLTLEELSKEFNISRERVRQIEARAFSKLQKAVKNAAIEQQIHA; encoded by the coding sequence ATGCCGAACGTACCTGCGATCTTAACCACGACTCTCCCCTTCTCGCCGGAGAACAACCTTGGCCGCTATCTCCGGGAAATTCGGAAATTCCCGATGCTGGCGCGCGAGGAGGAATACATGCTGGCCAAACGTTTCGCCGAACACGGCGACACCGAAGCGGCCCATCGCTTGGTGACGAGCCATTTGCGTCTCGCCGCCAAGATCGCCATGAGCTACCGCGGCTACGGATTGCCGCTGGCCGACCTCATCTCGGAAGGCAACGTCGGAATCATGCAGGCGGTGAAACGGTTCGACCCGGAGCGCGGCTTCCGGCTGGCGACCTATGCGATGTGGTGGATTCGCGCCTCGATCCAGGAATACGTCCTGCGCTCATGGTCCCTCGTGAAGATGGGGACGACGGCCGCCCAGAAGAAACTTTTCTTCAACCTGCGGCGGTTGAAGGGCCAGCTGCAGGCGATCGAGGAAGGCGATCTCTCGCCCGAAATCGTCACGGAAATCGCTGACCGTCTCGACGTGCCCGAAAGGGAAGTCGTCGAGATGAACCGCCGCATGGCGAGACAGGACCATTCCCTGAACGCGCCCCTTCGCGTGGACGGCGAAGGGGAATGGATGAACTGGCTCGAGGATGACCACCCCGATCAGGAAACCGCCTTCGCCAAAAAGGAAGAATCATCGAACCGCCACGCTTTCCTGAAGGCAGCGATGAAAGGCCTGAACGACCGCGAGCGCCACATCCTGACCCAGCGTCGCCTGCGCGACGATCCGCTGACGCTCGAGGAATTGAGCAAGGAATTCAACATCTCGCGCGAGCGTGTCCGCCAGATCGAAGCGCGGGCTTTCTCAAAACTCCAGAAAGCGGTGAAGAACGCCGCTATCGAACAACAGATTCACGCGTAA
- a CDS encoding adenylosuccinate synthase, whose product MANVAVVGAQWGDEGKGKIVDWLSKRADVVVRFQGGHNAGHTLVINGKTYRLSLLPSGIVREGKLSIIGNGVVVDPWALLEEIETVRGMGVPVTPENLRIAENAPLILPLHRKLDLAREEAAGKATIGTTKRGIGPAYEDKIARRAIRICDLGDPATLMERIETLLLHHNTLLRGAELPEIDGGALYGALLDVAPKILPFAGTVWKELDAARRGGKRILFEGAQGAMLDIDHGTYPYVTSSNTLAAQAATGSGIGPGAISYVLGITKAYTTRVGSGPFPTELDDETGRLLGERGKEFGTVTGRKRRCGWFDAVLVRQTVTVGGINGIALTKLDVLDGLPHVKVCVRYRNGDRAYDHLPSLPSAQAALEPVYETLPGWQESTRGARSWADLPAPAVKYIRRVEELIGAPVALLSTSPEREDTILVHDPFTD is encoded by the coding sequence GTGGCAAACGTCGCCGTCGTCGGCGCCCAGTGGGGCGATGAGGGAAAAGGCAAGATCGTGGATTGGCTGTCGAAGCGGGCGGATGTCGTCGTCCGTTTCCAGGGCGGCCACAACGCGGGCCATACCCTTGTCATCAACGGCAAGACCTACCGCCTAAGCCTTCTTCCCTCCGGCATCGTGCGCGAGGGCAAGCTTTCGATCATCGGCAACGGCGTCGTCGTTGACCCATGGGCCTTGCTCGAAGAGATCGAGACGGTCCGCGGCATGGGCGTGCCCGTGACGCCGGAGAATTTGCGGATCGCGGAGAACGCGCCGCTGATTTTGCCACTGCACCGCAAGCTGGATCTGGCGAGGGAGGAGGCCGCGGGTAAAGCCACGATCGGCACGACGAAACGGGGCATCGGGCCGGCTTATGAGGACAAGATCGCACGCCGGGCGATCCGCATCTGCGATCTGGGGGATCCGGCAACGCTGATGGAGCGTATCGAAACGCTTCTCCTGCACCACAACACTTTGCTGCGCGGCGCCGAACTACCCGAGATCGACGGCGGGGCGCTTTACGGGGCGCTTCTCGATGTTGCTCCGAAGATACTGCCCTTCGCGGGAACGGTCTGGAAGGAGTTGGACGCGGCGCGCCGGGGCGGCAAGCGGATTCTTTTCGAGGGCGCGCAAGGCGCCATGCTCGACATCGATCATGGGACCTATCCGTACGTGACATCTTCGAACACACTGGCGGCGCAGGCGGCCACCGGCTCGGGCATCGGGCCCGGTGCCATCAGCTACGTGCTGGGCATTACGAAAGCCTATACGACGCGGGTCGGCAGCGGCCCCTTCCCGACGGAACTCGACGACGAGACCGGCCGCCTTCTCGGCGAGCGCGGAAAAGAATTCGGCACCGTCACGGGGCGGAAGCGCCGTTGCGGATGGTTCGACGCCGTCCTCGTGCGCCAGACGGTCACGGTCGGGGGGATTAACGGCATCGCGTTGACGAAGCTCGACGTTCTCGATGGACTTCCGCATGTGAAGGTCTGCGTTCGCTACCGGAACGGGGACCGCGCGTACGACCACCTGCCGTCCTTGCCGTCGGCGCAGGCGGCGCTGGAACCCGTCTACGAAACCCTGCCGGGCTGGCAGGAAAGCACCCGAGGCGCCCGTTCCTGGGCGGATCTTCCGGCGCCGGCCGTCAAATACATCCGCCGTGTCGAGGAACTGATCGGTGCCCCCGTCGCGCTGCTTTCCACGAGTCCCGAGCGGGAAGACACCATTCTCGTCCATGACCCGTTCACGGATTGA
- a CDS encoding ATP phosphoribosyltransferase regulatory subunit, with amino-acid sequence MTDQSQKALLPAGLRDVLPPDAAAEARVMETLMASFAAHGYARVSPPLVEFEETLLEEAGAGMANKTFRVMDPVSQRMMGVRPDMTLQVARIARTRLLDAPRPLRLCYGGQVLRVVGSQLRPEREFAQAGVELIGSAAVNADLEVIQLAVEALQGIGVANLSIDLNLPIVVPAVCEDLGLECGRGSPLRDMLDHKDVTAVTALGGKPAKVLGALLAATGPVDRALGLLQKIALPKPAAAERARLVEVAERLADLSPDVGMTVDAVENRGFEYQSGLSFTFFALDVRGSLGRGGRYAAGEKEPATGFTLFLDSVQRALSPAPPSGSLYLSFGTSAVEGARLRQEGRVTVAALEDGGDPQAEAKRLGCTHFYVAGKVMPVKKS; translated from the coding sequence ATGACGGATCAATCGCAAAAGGCCCTGCTTCCAGCAGGACTTCGGGACGTTCTGCCGCCGGATGCGGCGGCAGAGGCGCGCGTGATGGAAACGCTGATGGCGTCCTTCGCCGCCCACGGCTACGCACGGGTGTCGCCCCCTCTCGTCGAGTTTGAGGAAACCCTCCTCGAGGAGGCCGGCGCGGGGATGGCGAACAAGACCTTCCGGGTCATGGACCCCGTCTCCCAGCGCATGATGGGGGTGCGTCCGGACATGACGTTGCAGGTGGCCCGCATCGCCCGCACGCGGCTTCTGGACGCGCCGCGGCCGCTTAGACTTTGCTATGGCGGGCAAGTGCTGCGCGTGGTTGGAAGCCAGCTTCGCCCGGAGCGGGAATTTGCCCAGGCCGGCGTCGAACTGATCGGGTCGGCGGCGGTCAACGCCGATCTTGAGGTCATTCAGCTTGCCGTCGAAGCCCTGCAAGGCATTGGCGTTGCCAATCTTTCGATCGATTTGAATCTGCCGATCGTCGTGCCGGCGGTATGCGAAGACCTTGGTCTGGAATGCGGGCGTGGCTCCCCCCTTCGCGACATGCTGGACCACAAGGACGTGACGGCCGTCACCGCCCTCGGCGGGAAGCCGGCAAAGGTTCTGGGGGCGCTTTTGGCGGCAACGGGGCCGGTGGACCGGGCGCTTGGCCTCTTGCAGAAGATCGCGCTTCCAAAGCCGGCGGCGGCGGAACGGGCGCGCTTGGTGGAGGTGGCCGAACGGCTGGCCGACCTTTCACCCGACGTCGGGATGACGGTAGATGCGGTTGAAAACCGTGGTTTCGAATACCAGTCGGGCCTGAGTTTCACCTTCTTCGCTCTCGACGTTCGCGGATCCTTGGGCCGCGGCGGGCGTTACGCGGCGGGCGAGAAGGAGCCAGCCACCGGGTTTACGCTTTTCCTCGACAGCGTGCAGCGGGCGCTTTCCCCGGCGCCACCTTCGGGCAGTCTCTACCTTTCCTTCGGAACGTCGGCTGTGGAAGGGGCGCGCCTTCGCCAGGAAGGCCGGGTCACCGTCGCGGCTCTCGAGGACGGCGGCGATCCGCAGGCGGAAGCGAAACGATTGGGATGCACGCATTTTTATGTCGCCGGCAAGGTGATGCCGGTGAAAAAGAGCTGA
- the serA gene encoding phosphoglycerate dehydrogenase gives MPKVLIADKMSPRAAEIFRERGIEVDVKPGMKPEELKACIGAYQGLAIRSATKVTADILDAAGEIKVIGRAGIGVDNVDVPAATARGVIVMNTPFGNAITTAEHAIALMFALARQLPAANASTHAGKWEKSGFMGVELTGKTLGVIGCGNIGSIVADRALGLKMKVVAYDPYLSPERATDLCIEKVELDELFARADFITLHTPLNDSTRNMINAEAITKMRDGVHIINCARGGLVVEKDLKEAIEKGKVAGAALDVFPQEPAKENVLFGMDRVIATPHLGASTTEAQENVALQVAEQMSDYLLTGAVTNAVNMPSVTAEEAQRLRPYMTLAQQLGSFAGQMTEGGGIEAVTIEYAGHVTELNARPLTALVLQGLLSPLMESVNMVNAPTIARQRDIDVTEVRHERKADYQTLIRLVVKTEKQTQTVAGTLFGEDKPRVVQVNDIAVEAELGPYMLFVANRDKPGFIGKLGTVLGSSGVNIATFHLGRAAAGGNALALIRVDGRVDVATLEQVRAIPEVLQANLLFF, from the coding sequence ATGCCGAAAGTTCTGATTGCCGACAAAATGAGCCCGCGCGCAGCGGAAATCTTCCGCGAGCGGGGCATCGAGGTGGATGTGAAGCCCGGTATGAAGCCGGAAGAACTCAAGGCGTGCATCGGCGCCTATCAGGGCCTCGCCATTCGTTCGGCGACGAAGGTAACGGCCGACATCCTCGACGCGGCGGGCGAGATCAAGGTCATCGGTCGCGCCGGCATCGGCGTCGATAACGTGGACGTGCCGGCGGCGACCGCGCGCGGTGTCATCGTCATGAACACGCCTTTCGGCAACGCGATTACGACCGCCGAGCACGCCATTGCCCTCATGTTCGCGCTTGCCCGCCAGTTGCCGGCCGCGAACGCTTCAACCCACGCCGGAAAATGGGAGAAGTCGGGTTTCATGGGGGTGGAGCTGACCGGCAAGACCCTAGGTGTCATCGGCTGTGGCAATATCGGCTCGATCGTGGCCGACCGGGCGCTTGGCCTCAAGATGAAGGTGGTGGCCTACGACCCTTACCTGTCGCCGGAGCGTGCGACGGACCTCTGCATCGAGAAGGTCGAGCTCGATGAACTCTTCGCGCGGGCCGACTTCATTACGCTGCACACCCCGCTTAACGATTCGACGCGAAATATGATCAACGCCGAGGCGATCACGAAGATGCGCGACGGCGTTCACATCATCAATTGCGCCCGCGGGGGACTCGTTGTCGAGAAGGATCTCAAGGAGGCGATCGAGAAAGGCAAGGTTGCCGGCGCCGCCCTGGACGTTTTTCCCCAAGAGCCGGCGAAGGAAAACGTTCTCTTCGGGATGGACCGGGTCATCGCGACGCCCCATCTGGGAGCCTCGACGACCGAGGCTCAGGAGAACGTCGCCCTGCAGGTTGCAGAACAGATGTCGGACTACCTTCTGACGGGCGCCGTGACCAACGCCGTCAACATGCCCTCGGTGACGGCGGAGGAAGCCCAGCGGCTGCGGCCTTACATGACCCTGGCGCAGCAACTCGGCAGCTTTGCCGGGCAGATGACCGAGGGGGGTGGAATCGAGGCGGTCACCATCGAATACGCCGGCCATGTGACGGAACTGAACGCCCGGCCGCTGACGGCCCTTGTCCTGCAGGGCCTGCTTTCGCCGCTCATGGAATCCGTGAACATGGTGAATGCGCCGACGATTGCGCGCCAGCGCGATATCGACGTCACCGAGGTTCGGCATGAGCGCAAGGCGGATTACCAAACGCTGATCCGTCTCGTCGTGAAGACGGAAAAGCAAACGCAGACCGTGGCCGGCACCCTGTTCGGAGAGGACAAGCCCCGCGTCGTACAGGTCAACGACATCGCCGTCGAGGCCGAGCTTGGGCCGTATATGCTTTTCGTGGCGAACCGGGACAAGCCGGGCTTTATCGGCAAGCTGGGGACCGTGCTTGGCAGCAGCGGAGTCAACATCGCCACTTTCCATCTGGGCCGCGCCGCAGCGGGCGGCAATGCCCTGGCGTTGATCCGGGTGGACGGCCGGGTGGATGTCGCCACCCTCGAGCAGGTGCGGGCGATTCCGGAAGTGCTGCAAGCCAATCTGCTTTTTTTCTAG
- a CDS encoding phosphoserine transaminase has translation MQKPIPRPKNPCFSSGPCAKRPGWSLEALKDATVARSHRSKPGKAKIQEVLARSRDLLGLPDGYRIGLVPGSDTGAFEMAMWTMLGARGVDVLAWESFGKGWLTDITKQLKLADVRAFEADYGKLPNLAAVDTDRDVVFTWNGTTSGVRVPDGDWISANRQGLTFCDATSAVFAMALPWEKLDVVTYSWQKVMGGEAAHGVLILSPRAVERLESYVPAWPLPKVFRLAKGGKLIEEIFEGATINTPSLLCVEDALDALRWMEDVGGRNAIIERSRANLAVLAAWVEKTPWIAFLAEAVSARSSTSVCFKVADPWFESLDKDAQAAALKRLVGLLEKEGVAYDIGGYRDAPPGLRIWAGGTVEKTDLEALLPWLDWAFAEVKANS, from the coding sequence ATGCAGAAGCCGATCCCCCGGCCGAAGAATCCTTGTTTTTCATCCGGCCCCTGCGCCAAGCGGCCGGGATGGTCGCTGGAAGCCCTGAAGGACGCGACGGTTGCGCGCTCGCACCGCTCGAAACCGGGCAAGGCGAAGATTCAGGAAGTGCTTGCCCGCAGCCGCGATCTGCTTGGCCTGCCGGACGGTTACCGAATCGGCCTGGTGCCGGGTTCGGACACCGGCGCCTTCGAGATGGCGATGTGGACGATGCTGGGTGCGCGCGGCGTTGATGTGCTGGCGTGGGAAAGTTTTGGTAAAGGCTGGCTCACGGACATCACAAAGCAGCTGAAGCTCGCCGATGTCCGCGCTTTCGAGGCGGATTACGGCAAGCTTCCAAACCTGGCGGCGGTGGACACCGACCGCGACGTCGTCTTTACGTGGAACGGAACAACCTCCGGTGTTCGCGTGCCTGACGGCGACTGGATTTCGGCGAACCGCCAGGGGCTTACATTTTGCGACGCGACCTCGGCCGTCTTCGCGATGGCCTTGCCGTGGGAAAAGCTCGATGTCGTCACCTATTCCTGGCAGAAGGTCATGGGCGGGGAGGCGGCACACGGCGTGCTGATCTTGAGCCCGCGCGCCGTTGAGCGGCTCGAAAGCTACGTGCCGGCCTGGCCGTTGCCGAAGGTATTCCGGCTGGCGAAAGGCGGTAAGCTGATCGAGGAGATTTTCGAGGGCGCCACCATCAATACGCCGTCGTTGCTCTGCGTCGAGGACGCGCTCGATGCCCTGCGATGGATGGAAGATGTCGGCGGGCGCAATGCGATCATCGAACGCAGCCGCGCCAATCTTGCCGTTCTTGCCGCCTGGGTTGAAAAGACCCCCTGGATCGCTTTCCTGGCGGAGGCGGTTTCGGCCCGCTCCTCGACCTCCGTTTGCTTCAAGGTCGCGGATCCCTGGTTCGAATCCCTCGACAAGGACGCCCAAGCCGCCGCGTTGAAACGGCTGGTTGGCCTGCTGGAAAAGGAAGGCGTCGCCTATGATATCGGCGGCTATCGGGACGCGCCACCCGGTCTTCGAATCTGGGCGGGCGGTACGGTCGAGAAGACCGATCTGGAAGCGCTTCTGCCTTGGTTGGACTGGGCCTTTGCCGAAGTGAAAGCAAACTCATAA